Proteins found in one Acidobacteriota bacterium genomic segment:
- the dacB gene encoding D-alanyl-D-alanine carboxypeptidase/D-alanyl-D-alanine-endopeptidase: MRRAWLPVALLVLTAACAQQPRPAVTPQPPSGPLPGATALQSDLTSIFQAPAFSNAVWGVLVRSLKTGDTLFALNPRTLLMPASNMKVVTMAAAAETLGWDRTFKTTVLATGPIEQGVLKGDLVVVGSGDPSLGGRPATGLTIFETWAAELRAKGISTIQGRIIGDDRAFEPQGLGAGWAWDYLEASYATPTGALDFNENTVQVTIRPGASVGDFAAVEVRPGASGLGLDNTVRTVAKDATLNIDLNRLGGSSVLRVSGTVPIGRAPVVRAVSVDSPTALFVGVLRQTLSANGIAVSGDAVDIRSVAAPPDLARAVPLITYTSPTLAQIAKLTLKVSQNLYAETFLRLMGCTAPTLPCTTRAGIKTVQQVLKGWGLAPDSYVMVDGSGLSRYNYLTPEVLVTILTRMNSDQRHRGPFLDALPVAGVDGTISSRMRDTKAQGNARAKTGSIANARALSGLVTSADGEPLVFSIIVNNFNVPQAEADRVIDRAVVRLAEFRRR; the protein is encoded by the coding sequence ATGCGGCGCGCCTGGCTGCCCGTTGCGCTTCTGGTGCTGACCGCGGCGTGCGCACAGCAGCCGCGGCCGGCGGTCACACCGCAGCCACCCTCTGGTCCTCTCCCGGGCGCGACGGCGCTGCAGTCGGATCTCACCTCGATCTTCCAGGCACCAGCCTTCAGCAACGCCGTCTGGGGCGTGTTGGTGCGCTCGCTGAAGACCGGCGACACGCTCTTCGCGCTGAACCCGCGCACGTTGTTGATGCCGGCCTCGAACATGAAGGTCGTCACGATGGCGGCCGCAGCCGAGACGCTGGGCTGGGACCGCACGTTCAAGACGACGGTGCTGGCCACGGGCCCGATCGAACAGGGCGTCCTCAAAGGGGATCTGGTGGTGGTCGGCAGCGGCGATCCGTCGCTTGGCGGCCGTCCGGCGACAGGCCTCACTATCTTCGAGACGTGGGCGGCTGAGTTGCGCGCGAAGGGGATCTCGACCATCCAGGGCCGCATCATCGGTGACGACCGTGCGTTTGAGCCGCAGGGCCTCGGCGCCGGCTGGGCGTGGGACTACCTGGAGGCAAGTTATGCGACGCCGACCGGGGCACTGGACTTCAATGAGAACACGGTTCAGGTGACGATCAGGCCAGGCGCATCAGTCGGCGACTTCGCGGCGGTCGAGGTGCGGCCAGGCGCGAGCGGCCTGGGTCTCGACAACACCGTGCGGACCGTCGCGAAGGACGCCACACTCAACATCGACCTCAACCGCCTCGGCGGCAGTTCCGTGTTGCGCGTGAGCGGAACGGTACCGATTGGCCGCGCGCCCGTTGTCCGGGCCGTGTCGGTCGACAGCCCCACGGCCTTGTTTGTCGGTGTGCTGAGGCAGACACTCTCTGCGAACGGTATCGCCGTCAGTGGCGATGCGGTGGACATCCGTTCGGTCGCGGCGCCGCCGGATCTGGCGCGTGCAGTCCCGCTCATCACCTACACGTCGCCGACGCTCGCACAGATTGCCAAGCTCACGCTCAAAGTCAGCCAGAACCTGTATGCGGAGACGTTTCTTCGGTTGATGGGATGCACCGCGCCGACGTTGCCCTGCACGACCCGGGCTGGCATCAAGACCGTCCAGCAGGTCCTGAAAGGCTGGGGCCTGGCCCCGGACAGCTACGTGATGGTCGATGGCTCGGGTCTCTCGCGCTACAACTACCTGACGCCAGAAGTTCTGGTCACCATCCTGACGCGGATGAACAGCGACCAACGCCATCGCGGGCCGTTTCTCGACGCGCTGCCCGTGGCCGGCGTGGACGGCACAATCTCCAGCCGGATGCGCGACACGAAAGCACAGGGAAACGCGCGAGCCAAGACGGGTTCGATCGCCAACGCGAGGGCGCTCTCCGGGCTGGTCACATCAGCAGACGGCGAGCCCCTGGTGTTCTCGATCATCGTCAACAACTTCAACGTCCCCCAGGCTGAGGCCGATCGCGTGATCGACCGCGCGGTTGTGCGGCTGGCCGAATTCCGACGCCGGTAG